The following are encoded in a window of Leptotrichia trevisanii DSM 22070 genomic DNA:
- a CDS encoding TnpV protein has protein sequence MKTKEIISDKEYWVENGIYTPIVKETPYEEAGGTYKVEMINNQFEILVPNLETPEEIDRGKLDTWGRARLRYLEEENPMELENLMNSNQLMRHLMEIQKQIEEFKEKEMPKMMEVWGITEELKRKDQMEWVGLYNNLRSSMREIIQKQFIEV, from the coding sequence ATGAAAACGAAAGAGATAATCAGCGACAAGGAATATTGGGTAGAGAATGGGATTTATACTCCGATAGTGAAAGAAACGCCGTACGAGGAAGCAGGGGGAACTTACAAAGTGGAGATGATAAACAATCAGTTCGAGATATTAGTGCCGAACTTGGAAACTCCAGAAGAGATAGACAGAGGGAAACTGGACACTTGGGGGAGAGCAAGGCTTCGTTATTTGGAGGAAGAGAATCCGATGGAATTGGAAAACTTGATGAACAGCAACCAATTGATGAGACACTTAATGGAAATACAGAAACAAATAGAAGAGTTCAAGGAGAAAGAAATGCCAAAAATGATGGAAGTTTGGGGAATAACAGAAGAACTGAAAAGAAAAGATCAAATGGAATGGGTAGGGCTTTACAACAACCTTCGCTCTTCGATGAGAGAAATAATTCAGAAACAATTCATAGAAGTATAA
- a CDS encoding DNA topoisomerase has protein sequence MKKLIIAEKPSLAINVVKALGKFEKNEGYFENDRYIISFAYGHLFKLKDINDYIGQKTLWSDIELPFIPEFEFRLKKDKGIKEQFSILKKLIQRKDVDEIINCGDADREGQLIVDLIIKNSQVDKPVKRLWLPEQTEETIRKAVNDLQSNLKYKNLHNEGLARTYIDWLLGINLTVLLTVKGSSLFKAGRVLIPIVKYIYDRDMKIKNFVSEKYYILESETNGIKLAIQNLKYRQDEILKAKEKTEELNQFKAKVKEIENKQIKKAPPKLFSLSKLQSKLSKEFKMNFDKSLKIIQELYEKGYLTYPRTNTEYLSVNEKDRVKSIINSLNEEALEFKDSKIFNDDKIESHSAITITAKIPDNLSEDEEIIYKTVKNRFMANFTKEDTIINQTVIKINVGDEEFQLRGESVEKSGFLKFENIEFKNKLPNLKQGEEFDVDFKPIEKVTTPPAKVTEEALSNYLKNPFSKDEKQEYENDEETYKLMLEGVEIGTEATRTGIIQKAIKVGYLSLKKQSFSIEEKGIKLIELLDKLNIDLYKEKNIEFSKSLKKIYNGQQTIDELLKDTEEKLREIVKTGNNTEIESFKSQKEIIGKCPKCSKDILENSKSYYCSNYKSGCNFNLWKETNYFGQKLKISKASAKKLIKGDKVPLKLKSKEGKEYEAYFTIKVKGDYVNLEKGDSVNRKKKQ, from the coding sequence ATGAAAAAATTAATAATAGCAGAAAAACCTAGTTTAGCAATAAATGTAGTAAAAGCATTGGGAAAATTTGAAAAAAATGAGGGATATTTTGAAAACGATAGATACATTATATCTTTTGCATATGGACATTTATTCAAATTAAAAGATATAAACGATTATATTGGACAAAAAACATTGTGGAGCGATATTGAATTGCCTTTTATTCCTGAATTTGAATTTAGGCTAAAAAAAGATAAAGGAATAAAAGAACAGTTTTCAATATTAAAAAAATTGATACAAAGAAAAGATGTCGATGAGATAATTAATTGTGGAGATGCAGATAGAGAAGGACAATTAATTGTAGATTTGATTATTAAAAATTCTCAGGTAGATAAGCCTGTAAAAAGATTGTGGCTTCCTGAACAGACGGAGGAAACGATAAGAAAAGCGGTAAATGATCTTCAAAGTAATCTTAAATATAAAAATTTACATAACGAGGGACTTGCAAGAACATATATAGATTGGCTTTTAGGTATAAATTTAACAGTTCTGCTTACTGTGAAAGGTTCGAGCTTGTTTAAGGCAGGAAGAGTGCTTATTCCGATAGTAAAATATATTTATGACAGGGATATGAAGATTAAAAATTTTGTTTCAGAAAAATATTATATATTAGAATCTGAAACAAATGGTATTAAACTTGCTATTCAAAATCTAAAATATAGGCAGGATGAAATTTTAAAAGCAAAGGAAAAAACGGAAGAATTAAATCAATTTAAAGCAAAAGTAAAAGAAATTGAAAATAAGCAAATTAAAAAAGCACCTCCTAAATTATTCTCTTTGTCAAAATTACAAAGTAAACTGTCAAAAGAATTTAAAATGAATTTTGATAAATCATTAAAAATTATTCAAGAATTGTATGAAAAAGGGTATTTGACTTATCCAAGAACAAATACGGAGTATTTATCTGTAAATGAAAAAGATAGGGTTAAAAGTATTATAAATAGTCTTAATGAAGAAGCATTGGAATTTAAAGATAGCAAAATCTTTAATGATGATAAAATAGAAAGCCACAGTGCTATAACAATCACAGCTAAAATTCCTGATAATTTATCTGAAGATGAAGAAATCATATACAAAACTGTAAAAAACAGGTTTATGGCTAATTTTACAAAAGAAGACACGATAATAAATCAGACTGTAATAAAAATAAATGTTGGAGATGAAGAATTCCAGTTGAGAGGGGAAAGTGTAGAAAAATCAGGATTTTTGAAGTTTGAAAATATAGAATTTAAAAATAAACTTCCTAATTTAAAACAGGGAGAAGAATTTGATGTAGATTTTAAACCGATAGAGAAAGTAACGACACCGCCTGCAAAGGTAACTGAAGAGGCATTATCGAATTATTTAAAAAATCCATTCAGTAAAGATGAGAAACAGGAATATGAAAATGATGAGGAAACATATAAATTAATGCTGGAAGGTGTTGAAATTGGGACAGAAGCAACACGTACAGGAATTATTCAAAAGGCGATAAAAGTAGGATATTTAAGTTTGAAAAAACAGTCTTTTTCAATTGAGGAGAAGGGAATAAAACTGATTGAACTTTTAGATAAACTTAATATTGATTTGTATAAGGAAAAAAATATAGAATTTTCAAAATCTCTAAAAAAAATATATAATGGACAGCAAACGATAGATGAACTTTTAAAGGATACCGAAGAAAAGTTACGAGAAATAGTAAAAACAGGTAATAATACAGAAATAGAATCGTTTAAATCTCAAAAAGAAATAATTGGAAAGTGTCCTAAATGTAGTAAGGATATTTTGGAAAACAGTAAGAGCTATTACTGTAGCAACTATAAATCAGGATGTAATTTTAATCTATGGAAAGAAACTAATTATTTTGGCCAGAAATTGAAAATTAGTAAAGCAAGTGCAAAAAAATTAATAAAAGGCGATAAAGTACCATTAAAATTAAAAAGCAAGGAAGGGAAGGAATACGAGGCATATTTTACAATAAAGGTAAAAGGAGATTATGTAAATTTGGAAAAAGGGGATTCTGTAAATAGAAAGAAAAAACAATAA
- a CDS encoding C40 family peptidase, translating to MFNNAVKILMGISMISFLSFSKGEISFQKQLITENSKKIEIIENNEKDNAIKNSRDREEKIRYKIVEFAKTQIGKPYVYGATGNNSFDCSSFVQYVFKKTLGITIPRVSAEQSIFKPKLHNNIKKGDLLFFETLEKGRISHVGMYIGNRQFIHASSKSKRVTVSQFAGFYQEKFRWAVSVI from the coding sequence ATGTTTAATAACGCTGTAAAAATTTTAATGGGAATATCAATGATTTCTTTTCTATCTTTTTCTAAAGGGGAAATTAGTTTTCAGAAACAATTAATAACTGAAAACAGTAAAAAAATAGAAATAATTGAAAATAATGAGAAAGATAATGCAATTAAAAATAGTAGAGATAGAGAAGAAAAAATAAGATATAAAATTGTAGAGTTTGCAAAAACTCAGATTGGAAAACCTTATGTATATGGTGCAACTGGAAATAACAGTTTTGACTGTTCCAGCTTTGTGCAGTATGTGTTTAAAAAAACATTGGGAATTACAATTCCACGTGTTTCGGCAGAGCAGTCAATATTTAAACCAAAATTACATAACAATATCAAGAAGGGGGACTTGCTGTTTTTTGAAACTTTGGAAAAAGGCAGAATTTCACACGTGGGAATGTATATTGGGAATAGACAGTTTATACACGCCAGTTCAAAAAGTAAAAGAGTAACTGTATCTCAATTTGCTGGATTTTATCAAGAGAAATTTAGATGGGCAGTGTCGGTTATATAA